In Fodinibius saliphilus, a genomic segment contains:
- a CDS encoding succinate dehydrogenase cytochrome b subunit, with amino-acid sequence MPSFLDALKSQVGRKILTGITGVGLIIFIIFHLIGNLALFGEPQAFNEYTYFLENLGFLLYFLEAGLATAFLLHAYIGISIWWNRRKARPEGYKKYKSKGGPSHQTWAAKSMIFTGIVLLVFIVIHIDTFKFGATETIMLNGHEARDLKALVIETFQDPIYAFGYTVVMILLGLHLGHGFWSAFTSLTMKHNRYSTLIYTVGIIFAILMAVGFLFIPLYIYFAGPDAALISY; translated from the coding sequence ATGCCATCATTTCTAGACGCGCTAAAATCTCAGGTTGGCCGCAAGATTTTAACAGGTATAACAGGAGTTGGCCTCATTATTTTCATAATTTTTCATCTCATTGGGAATTTAGCTCTTTTTGGCGAGCCTCAAGCCTTTAATGAGTATACCTATTTTCTGGAGAATTTAGGATTTTTACTCTATTTCCTTGAAGCAGGCTTAGCAACAGCTTTTTTATTACATGCTTATATCGGTATTTCTATTTGGTGGAATCGTCGCAAAGCTCGCCCCGAAGGCTACAAGAAGTATAAAAGCAAAGGCGGCCCCAGTCATCAAACATGGGCGGCCAAGTCTATGATCTTCACCGGCATTGTATTGCTCGTGTTTATCGTTATCCATATTGATACGTTTAAATTTGGAGCCACCGAGACGATTATGCTCAATGGCCACGAAGCCCGAGATTTGAAGGCGTTAGTAATAGAGACCTTCCAAGATCCTATTTATGCTTTTGGTTATACCGTTGTAATGATTCTTTTAGGTCTTCACCTTGGTCATGGCTTTTGGAGCGCTTTCACCTCGTTGACGATGAAGCACAACCGGTATTCTACACTTATATATACCGTGGGTATCATCTTTGCAATTTTGATGGCTGTCGGATTTCTCTTTATCCCGCTGTATATCTATTTCGCAGGACCTGATGCAGCTTTAATTTCTTACTGA
- a CDS encoding fumarate reductase/succinate dehydrogenase flavoprotein subunit — MNLDSKVPSGPLEDKWSKHLNDIQLVAPNNKRKHDVIVVGTGLAGGSAAASLAELGYNVTSFCIQDSARRAHSIAAQGGINAAKNYPNDGDTIWRLFYDTIKGGDYRSRESNTYRLAQISNEIIDQAVAQGVPFAREYGGLLANRSFGGAQVSRTFYARGQTGQQLLLGAYQAMMRQVHNGKIDMQTRQEMLDVVIVDGKARGIITRDLVSGEIQRWMADAVVLASGGYGNAFYLSTNAINSNVTAAWRCHKRGAAFANPCYVQIHPTCIPVSGDYQSKLTLMSESLRNDGRVWVPKEKGDDRHPNDIPEDERYYYLEEKYPAFGNLVPRDVASRNAKIVCDEGMGVGPTGRAVYLDFRDAIEREGKQAISDKYGNLFEMYENITDNNPYEEPMRIFPAVHYTMGGLWVDYNLMSNIPGLFVAGEANFSDHGANRLGASALMQGLSDGYFIIPYTIGNYIAGEELPDVSKDHEAFDEAAENAQGHIDKLFEVDGDKSVVEFHRELGQIMWDKVGISRSEEGLKEAIKQIQELREEFWNNVRVPGEAANYNKYLEFAGRVADFLELGELMAKDALHRDESCGCHLRAEHQSEEGEALRNDEEYSYVAAWEFQGVNGELQEELHKEDLEFEFVELKQRSYK, encoded by the coding sequence ATGAACTTAGATTCAAAAGTTCCCTCCGGACCGCTAGAAGATAAATGGTCCAAGCATCTTAACGATATTCAATTGGTAGCGCCCAACAATAAGCGTAAACACGATGTGATTGTAGTGGGTACCGGGTTGGCCGGTGGATCTGCTGCCGCTAGTTTGGCTGAATTGGGATACAATGTTACAAGTTTTTGTATACAGGATTCTGCCCGTCGTGCACATAGTATTGCAGCACAGGGTGGAATAAACGCAGCCAAAAACTATCCCAATGATGGTGATACAATCTGGCGTCTGTTTTATGATACTATTAAAGGCGGTGACTATCGATCTCGTGAATCCAATACCTACAGGCTGGCTCAAATATCAAATGAAATTATTGATCAAGCGGTAGCACAGGGTGTGCCTTTCGCTCGTGAATATGGCGGTCTGCTTGCTAACCGATCGTTTGGTGGGGCACAGGTGTCGCGGACTTTCTACGCTCGTGGTCAAACGGGACAGCAGCTGCTACTCGGTGCCTACCAGGCGATGATGCGCCAAGTGCACAACGGGAAAATTGATATGCAGACCCGGCAGGAAATGTTAGACGTGGTAATAGTTGACGGAAAAGCACGTGGTATTATTACGCGTGACTTGGTTTCCGGCGAAATCCAGCGCTGGATGGCCGATGCTGTTGTACTGGCCAGTGGCGGGTATGGGAATGCCTTTTATTTGTCTACGAATGCTATTAACTCAAACGTAACGGCTGCATGGCGATGCCATAAACGGGGTGCTGCATTTGCAAACCCATGTTATGTTCAGATACACCCAACTTGTATTCCCGTTTCCGGTGACTACCAGTCTAAGCTTACGCTGATGAGTGAGAGTCTCCGTAACGACGGACGTGTTTGGGTACCCAAAGAGAAGGGAGATGATCGCCATCCTAATGATATTCCAGAAGACGAACGTTATTATTACCTCGAAGAAAAATATCCTGCTTTCGGTAACCTGGTACCACGTGATGTTGCCTCTCGTAACGCCAAAATTGTATGTGATGAAGGCATGGGGGTAGGGCCAACAGGTCGTGCAGTATACCTTGATTTCCGTGATGCTATCGAGCGTGAAGGAAAACAGGCGATATCTGACAAGTATGGAAATCTCTTCGAGATGTATGAAAATATTACAGATAATAATCCTTATGAAGAACCGATGCGGATATTCCCGGCTGTGCACTATACCATGGGCGGGCTCTGGGTAGATTATAACCTGATGAGTAATATCCCGGGGCTTTTCGTGGCTGGAGAAGCAAATTTCTCTGATCACGGTGCCAACCGATTGGGCGCCAGTGCATTAATGCAAGGACTTTCTGACGGGTATTTTATTATCCCTTATACAATCGGTAATTACATTGCCGGTGAAGAGTTGCCTGATGTTAGCAAAGATCATGAAGCGTTTGATGAGGCTGCTGAGAATGCGCAAGGGCATATTGATAAGCTCTTCGAAGTTGATGGTGACAAAAGCGTTGTCGAGTTCCATCGTGAGCTGGGACAAATTATGTGGGATAAAGTAGGGATTTCTCGTAGCGAAGAAGGTTTGAAAGAAGCAATTAAGCAGATCCAAGAGCTTCGCGAGGAGTTCTGGAATAATGTTCGCGTACCTGGTGAAGCTGCCAACTACAATAAGTACTTGGAGTTTGCTGGTCGTGTTGCTGATTTCCTTGAGCTAGGTGAACTGATGGCGAAAGATGCCTTGCACCGTGACGAATCCTGCGGTTGCCACCTCCGGGCTGAGCACCAGTCTGAGGAAGGAGAAGCACTGCGTAATGATGAGGAATATTCATATGTAGCTGCTTGGGAATTCCAAGGAGTAAATGGAGAGTTGCAGGAAGAGCTCCACAAAGAAGATCTCGAAT